One window from the genome of Emys orbicularis isolate rEmyOrb1 chromosome 10, rEmyOrb1.hap1, whole genome shotgun sequence encodes:
- the LOC135884247 gene encoding galanin receptor type 1-like: protein MNSSFPFPESHLRLQELLKGENVSLPGVWNGSQELDWEELEKMLFLFAKEPVTISLTILYLLSFVVGFVGNIMSIKVLTRKRSSRMPSLSATRSLLINLAICDLMVVCVCMPITVGNLIYKAWVYGDFLCRAVPFIQAVSVSASVLSLTVISVNRYYSVHNPLNARSFFTQRKILSAILVVWVLSSGICMPLIFMNKRDEIGAVEGLPLVFPICREIWPQEKLKQAYNFLLFCALYCLPVLFNMVICFLTVRRLWSCTSQLKECNSLNQSLPASRLKIRKKVAQMVVALVLLFAISWLPFYMMDIWIDFNIPNSLQDVTPSPWVLQLRPFAQWLGLTNSSLNPICYCFVGNLYRSAKEMKSKYHQRMVSLFNFSLSEGTALSSVPELLSYRNSTDSARKESSCTLGMGKRCQGDSDPKNNCETSLMSCQPLSLNTMSSEKTSL from the coding sequence ATGaattcctccttccctttcccagaGAGCCACCTCCGCCTGCAGGAGCTTTTGAAAGGAGAGAACGTGTCCCTGCCTGGAGTATGGAatgggagccaggagctggacTGGGAGGAGCTGGAAAAGATGCTCTTCCTGTTTGCAAAGGAGCCTGTCACCATCAGCCTGACCATCCTGTACCTGCTCTCTTTTGTGGTGGGATTTGTTGGGAACATCATGTCCATCAAAGTGCTCACCAGGAAGCGTAGCAGTCGGATGCCCAGTCTGAGTGCCACCAGGAGCCTCCTTATCAACCTGGCCATCTGCGACTTGATGGTGGTGTGCGTCTGCATGCCCATCACGGTGGGGAACTTGATATACAAAGCCTGGGTGTACGGGGACTTCCTGTGCAGGGCTGTGCCATTCATCCAGGCCGTGTCTGTCTCAGCCAGTGTGCTCAGCCTCACGGTCATTAGTGTGAACAGGTATTACAGTGTTCACAACCCTCTGAATGCCAGGTCCTTCTTCACCCAGAGGAAGATCCTCAGCGCCATCCTGGTGGTGTGGGTCCTGTCCTCTGGGATCTGCATGCCCCTTATATTCATGAACAAAAGGGATGAGATTGGGGCAGTGGAGGGACTGCCATTGGTGTTCCCAATCTGCAGGGAAATATGGCCTCAAGAGAAGCTCAAGCAAGCCTACAACTTCCTGCTCTTCTGTGCCCTCTACTGCCTGCCCGTGCTATTCAATATGGTCATCTGCTTCCTGACCGTGCGAAGGCTGTGGAGCTGCACCAGCCAGTTAAAGGAGTGCAACTCACTGAACCAATCCCTGCCAGCCTCCAGGCTGAAGATCCGCAAGAAGGTGGCCCAGATGGTGGTGGCCCTGGTCCTGCTGTTTGCCATCTCCTGGCTGCCCTTCTACATGATGGACATCTGGATTGACTTCAACATCCCCAACTCTTTGCAGGATGTGACTCCATCTCCCTGGGTCCTGCAGCTCAGACCTTTTGCTCAGTGGCTAGgcctcaccaactccagcctcaACCCCATATGCTATTGCTTTGTTGGGAACCTCTACAGGTCAGCCAAAGAAATGAAGAGCAAATACCACCAGAGGATGGTCTCCCTTTTTAACTTCTCTCTGTCTGAAGGGACTGCACTTTCTTCTGTGCCTGAGTTGCTCTCTTACAGGAACTCCACGGACTCTGCAAGGAAAGAGTCCAGCTGCACCCTAGGAATGGGCAAGAGGTGTCAGGGGGACTCTGACCCTAAGAACAACTGTGAAACTTCACTAATGTCCTGCCAGCCTCTGTCTCTAAACACCATGTCTAGTGAAAAGACTTCTCTATAA